Part of the Cellulomonas taurus genome, TCTACGTCACCCACGACCAGACCGAGGCGCTCACCATGGGCGACCGGATCGCCGTGCTCAAGGACGGTCTGCTCCAGCAGGTCGGCACCCCGCGCGACATGTACGACACCCCGGCGAACGTCTTCGTGGCGGGCTTCATCGGCTCCCCGGCGATGAACATCGGCACCTTCAACGTCCAGGACGGCTTCGCCACCGTCGGGTCCGCGGGCATCGCGGTGCCGCGTGACGCGATCGGCCAGCTCGCCGCGGACGACAACAACCAGATCACCATCGGCTTCCGGCCGGAGTCGCTGGACGTCGTCCCCGAGGGCACCCCGAACGCCCTGCCGGTGGTCGTGAACATCGTCGAGGAGCTCGGCTCGGACGCCTACGTGTACGGCTCGCTGGCCGGGAACGCCGCCGCCGCGGACGTCACCTCCGGCGCCGGCGACTCGCAGGTCATCGTCCGGGTCGGCCCGCGTCAGGTCCCGCTCAAGGGCGAGACCATCTGGGTCACCATCCGCACCGGTGAGCAGCACCTGTTCCACGCCGGTTCCGGTCAGCGCATCACCGCCTGATCCAGCGCTCTCGCGCCCGAAGGGGCGGGGCTCGGCACCTGCCGGACCCCGCCCCTTCGGCCATCGATGGGAGAATCCTTGGTCATGGACCGCCCCCGCCTCCAGATCACCGCCGCCGCCCCCGACCCGGCGCTGCTGGATCTGCCCTGGCACATCCCGCTCGCCGAGTGGCCCGCCGATCAGCTCGCCGCCCTCCCCCGCGGCATCTCCCGGCACACGGTGCGGTTCGCCCGGCTGTCCGGCCGGGTGATCGCGATCAAGGAGATCGGCGAGACGGTGGCGTACCGGGAGTACGAGCTGTTGCGTCAGCTCAGCCGCCTGGACGTGCCCAGTGTCGAGCCGGTGGCGGTCATCTCCGGTCGCACCGATCCGGACGGTGAGCCGCTGGAGCCGGTGCTGATCACCCAGCACCTGCGGTTCTCCCTGCCGTACCGCTCCCTGTTCAGCCAGTCGCTGCGCCCGGACACCGCGACCCGGTTGATCGACGCCCTCGCCGTGCTGCTGGTCCGGCTGCACCTGGTCGGGTTCTACTGGGGCGACGTCTCGCTGTCGAACACCCTGTTCCGGCGGGACGCCGAGACCTTCGCCGCCTACCTGGTCGACGCCGAGACCGGCGACCTCCACGACAGCCTGACCGACGGCCAACGGGGCTACGACCTGGAGGTGGCCCGGGTCAACATCATCGGCGAGCTGATGGACCTGCAGGCGGGCGAGTTCCTGGAGGACGAGGTCGACGCGGTGGCGATCGGCGACGCCCTGGCCGAGCGCTACCAGGAGCTGTGGGGTGCGCTCACCGAGGCAGAGTCCTTCCAGTCCGGTGACCGCTGGCGGGTGCAGGCCCGGATCGACCGGCTGAACGACCTCGGCTTCGACGTCGGCGAGCTGGACATCACCACCGACCTGGACGGCACCACCGTGCGGATCCAGCCCA contains:
- a CDS encoding DUF4032 domain-containing protein yields the protein MDRPRLQITAAAPDPALLDLPWHIPLAEWPADQLAALPRGISRHTVRFARLSGRVIAIKEIGETVAYREYELLRQLSRLDVPSVEPVAVISGRTDPDGEPLEPVLITQHLRFSLPYRSLFSQSLRPDTATRLIDALAVLLVRLHLVGFYWGDVSLSNTLFRRDAETFAAYLVDAETGDLHDSLTDGQRGYDLEVARVNIIGELMDLQAGEFLEDEVDAVAIGDALAERYQELWGALTEAESFQSGDRWRVQARIDRLNDLGFDVGELDITTDLDGTTVRIQPKVVDAGHHSRRLMRLTGLDVQENQARRLLNDLDGYAAATDRQNDDENFVAHDWLNGVFEPAVRAVPRELRPKLEPAQIYHELLDHRWFLSEQQGRDVPMPEAVKSYVKNILPTRPDEEAILGVSAADLREDADPLIG